In the Campylobacter concisus genome, AGGCTCGCTAACTATTGCACGAGCAAGCAAAGCTCTAGCAAATTCGCCACCACTTAGTGAGTTTGCTACTCGGTCTTTAAATTTAGCCAGCCCAAAAGTCTGCAAAGCCTCATCAACTAGGGCAATATCGTGAGAGCTATAACCACTAAAAGAGCTTTTTAGATGAGCATATCTACCCATCAAAACAAGCTCAAAAACGCTTAATGGCATCGTAAGTGCGCTTTTTTGAGGTACAAAACTAGTCGTTCTCGCAAGCTCCTTTTTGCTGTAGCTTTGTACATCTTTTTCTAAAATTTTGACACTTCCAGCGCTTGGAGAAAGCAAATTTAAGATACATTTTAAAAGTGTTGATTTGCCACATCCATTAGAGCCCAAAAGACCTATAAATTTTCCACTTTTGGCAGTAAAGCTTATATTTTTTAGCACACTTGTTTGCGCGTATGAAAA is a window encoding:
- a CDS encoding ABC transporter ATP-binding protein, which translates into the protein MSVEVSNLSFSYAQTSVLKNISFTAKSGKFIGLLGSNGCGKSTLLKCILNLLSPSAGSVKILEKDVQSYSKKELARTTSFVPQKSALTMPLSVFELVLMGRYAHLKSSFSGYSSHDIALVDEALQTFGLAKFKDRVANSLSGGEFARALLARAIVSEPKVLLLDEPTSALDLSHAIEVLKLCSHLTRELNLVTIAVLHDLNLASLICDEILMLKGGVIAHKGSVRELYNPEILDEIYGLKADIIYKNDMPFVLPK